Below is a window of Halobaculum lipolyticum DNA.
ATCCTCGTGTTCCTCGCGATGACGCTCACGGGGCGGGCGGCGTCGCCGTCGGAGGGCGCCTCCGGCGGCGCCGCGCCGGCCGACGACTGACCGGGCGTCCTCGGTTCCGGAGACGGGCCGGCCGCGTTCGATCCGCGGATATCGGGGCGATACCAACACCCATTACCTCGCGGACACGACCCCGTCCGTGGACCGACTGTACCTGTTCACCGGGGCCTTAGCCGTCTGCGGTGCCGCGATCGGCGCACAGGGTGCCGTGGAACTGCTCGCGGGCGGGTCGGGTGTCTGGCTGTGGGTGATGGCGGTCGGCGGGGCGGGCACGGTCGTCGCGGCGGGCTACCGGAGCGTCACCGACGACCCCGAGACGTTCGAGGTCGCCGTCGCCCCCCTGCTCGGGCTGTGGCTCGGCGCGGTGTTGGCCCTCCTCGGGCTGGCGCTTCAGTTCCTCGGGTGAGCGTCGGGAACGAGCGTCGGCAACGAGCGACGGCAACTGCCGTCGGACGGCGAGCGCCCTACCGGAGCGCCTCGACCAGTTCCTCGCCCTCGACGTACGGGAAGCCGTTGCGTCGGGCGTACTCGCGGGCCGCCTCGGTCGACAGCGCGCGGCCGGTCTCGTCGTCGAGCATCTCGCAGACGACGACCGCGGGCGGCTGGTCGGTCTCGGCGGCCATCGCCAAGCCGAGTTCGGTGTGGCCGAGGCGGTCGGCGAGGCCGTCCGGCGCCCCGCGGAGGACGTGGACGTGGCCCGGGGCTCGGAACTCCGCGGCGAACTCCTCGGCGCCGTAGTCGACGCCCGCCTCGACGGTGGAGACCATCGACGCGAGTTCGGTGATCGTCCGGGCGCGGTCGTCGTCGGTGATGCCCGTGAACGTGTCGCGGTGGTTCACCGGCAGCGAGAACGACGAGCGGTCGTCGTACGCGAGGTCGTGGCTCGCCGCTGCGGGGTGGTCGATCTGGTCTTCGAGGAAGGGGAGTCCGACCGCGTCGGCGACGGCGTCGGAGACGGCGACGCAGATCAGTCCGCCCGCGTCGTTGCGGAGGCGCGCGACGGCCTCGGGGGTGACCGCGCCCGCGGGGTACACGAGGTCCGTCTCCCCCTCTCGGTCGTCGAAGTCGTGGATCAACACCGGCTCGCCCGCGCGGAACGCCGCGAGCGCGCGGTCGAGGCGGCCGGTCTGGCTGCTCACGCCGACCCCCCGTTCGCGGTCCCGACCGGCGCCGGGTCGTCGGCGCGCTCGGCGTCGGTGACGCGGACCGTTATCTCGTCGCCGTCGGCCAGCGACAGCTCCTCGCGGAGCTTCGCGGGTGCGATCAGTTCCAGTTGGTCCTCGTCGTGGTGGGTGCGCTCGGGGACGATGACGTGGACCGGCTCAAACCGCTCGCCGTCGGCCACGACCGCGGCCGCGTAACACGTCGCCGGTCCGAACGTCCGCTCGTCGTCCTCCCAGCCGTCGATGGGGACCCCCTCGACGGAGTCGAGTCCCGCGCGGGCGCGGACGGCCGCCT
It encodes the following:
- the ribB gene encoding 3,4-dihydroxy-2-butanone-4-phosphate synthase, giving the protein MSSQTGRLDRALAAFRAGEPVLIHDFDDREGETDLVYPAGAVTPEAVARLRNDAGGLICVAVSDAVADAVGLPFLEDQIDHPAAASHDLAYDDRSSFSLPVNHRDTFTGITDDDRARTITELASMVSTVEAGVDYGAEEFAAEFRAPGHVHVLRGAPDGLADRLGHTELGLAMAAETDQPPAVVVCEMLDDETGRALSTEAAREYARRNGFPYVEGEELVEALR